From the genome of Anopheles funestus chromosome 2RL, idAnoFuneDA-416_04, whole genome shotgun sequence:
AGGCTCTTCTGCATCTCCACAATAACCGACCCACTGTCCAGGATTGAATCATTCTGCGATTTATCCATCATCTTCGTGTTCATCAGTCCGTTTTCGCTCATGGTAGAATTCTTCTTAAAGCGGCGCTTTTTACAGCAGATACAGTACAGTAACACCCATGCAATTACCACAAACAGCAGTATCAGTACCACGACCAGCAGCACAATCTGCAGAATATCCTTCGACCGTGTTGCCGACGTGATCGGATGTGGATCCGCCTTCAGATCGAAGAACTGTTCACTCTCATCGATTCCACCCCGGTTGGTCGCTTTGCAAACGTACGTTCCCCGATCCGTGGGGCGTACGCCAACGATCGTCAGCTCGGACACTAACACCTCGCTCTGATCGCGTGCATTCGTCCGCACAGCTTCGGTAACGCGCAACCGCTGATCGTGACGCGAGAACGATCGCTTCTGAAACAACCAGTCAATTTTGGGCAATGGCAATCCGGTCACCTTACAGATGAATGTAGCATTTTCGCCCGCACCCGGAAACTGCATCCGATTCTCGACGATGCTCGGTGGGCAGGCAAAGTCATCCAGCTCGATCTCGTTCCACTGCCGTCCGGCGAGCGACTTCGGTACACTGCAAGCCGTCGGTGAGGTGTACAAATTCTTCGCCAGCACGTACTCGGCGAAGCTGCGCAGTGTGCAGCTACAGTTCCAAGGATTGTTAGTTAGCGACAGACTCGTCAGCTTCTCCAGCCCGGAAAAGGATTCCTTCCGGAGCGCTTGCAACTCGTTGTAGTCTAGCTCGATCTGGGACAGGTTCGGTACATTGATGAAGCTGCCCAGTGCTATCcgcaccaaccgattgctgcGCAGATGCACCTTCGTTAAGTACTGCAACCCTTTGAACAGGCTATTGTCGATCCGCTCGATCTGATTGTTGTTCAGTATGATGACCCGTATCTTGGTGAGATCGTCAAACACACCAGCCTCGAGCGCGGTCAGATTGTTGTTCGCAATGTCGAGCTCGATCAGGATGGTAAGGTTGCGAAACGCATCCCTATCTATCCGCTTCATGCCATTGTGCCGCAGGTACAGCTTCTGCAGGTTTGTCTGGTGTGCCGCCTCGAACGTTTTCGTTGGCAGCTCGTCTATGCGATTGTGCGACAGGTCGAGGATTTGCAGCTCGTTGCTTAGCTCCTGCGGTACCACGGGCAACCGTTGGTTCGTACAGTCCGCACTCTTACGGCCACTCTTCCAGCTACACTTGCAGTTGCCGCACTGCTTGGTAAAGTCGGACTCTTCCGTTCCCTGTGATAAGCTTAGCTGCAGTTGCACTAATAACAGCATCACCAGCACACCAAACCGAATGCAGCCCGGTTTTCTTCGAGCCGTCCGTGTAGCTTTGGTGCAAAGTTGCACCGTGTCATTACCAGTCCGTTCACTCATTGCCATCGTCGTGCAGTTTGTGCTGGCACACATTATGAGATCTATCACTGCGCGTCCCGACACTTGCCGCAAACACTATTCGGGGGGAAGGGTGCTGTTTTATATGGCTACGCCTGAAGCACACATAGAGCTCTTTCCAAGCTACTGGAAGAAGGTCACGTCTGCGAAAAGGATGCCACTGCGCCGTGCGCCTTAAAATGGTCACCAATCCCGCGCACAGGAACGGCGTCGAAATTGGTTGCGATTATTTCCGCTATCAGATGATGATTATCATTGAAATTGTGTTTGTGCTTCTATTTGTTCAGCTGCAGCATCTCACGACAGTCGTGCATCGTGCACAGCAGCAGTTCGGGGttggaaatgggaaatgggACTAGTCTAGAGGACCGAAAGGCGGTGGGGGGGAAAATATCTAACTTCTTAGAAAAGCTAGCCTTTTTCACCGTCGGCTATACGACACGtcctacacaaacacacaataatgatggtgatggcgGTACTGCTGTACTATTTCCCAGTGCTGCTCTTCCAATGGCAacatgtttttcgttttcatcgttcagcagtagcagcagcagcagcaaagcaGTGCCGTTTCTTGCACGCTGCAACGAATCCCACTCGGGAGCCTGTCGTTTTTTGCCTTACTTCTTCGAATAGATGAAATGTTGGGTCGGTGCAATTGTTGCGCTTGAAGCAACGTTTCGACGTTAGCTATTTGTGCTATTTCTCTCGTTCTGCAActggaagtgaaaaaaaaagatgaaaggaGAAGATGTACGTAAGCGCATAACAAAGGTAATCGAGATGTTAGTTCAGAGAAAGATTTAATTTGATAGGGAAAATAAGGGCAGCGTTTCAGTCCGGGGGATCCCACGAACCATCAAGAATACTGGTTGAACTACAAATTTGTTAACCTAAGCGTTAGATTCTTTGTGACGATGTGGGTGTGGGGATCGATGATAAGAAACGTTTTGGCAGATTTTTGAatggagttttattttatcttttttcatttaaaccattttacgCCAATTGATGCAATGCAGGGATTCGTGGTGGGAAGATACTAATTTTTACTAACCGAGTTTTTGGTACTGTGTTTTTGCAAATCAAATCATTACAGAATGGTATAAAATTGGCATCCCTTATCCGTTACACATATCACACagggaaaagtttaaaaacaaaatcagttTATCGGTTGTGTGAAGTCAAATGTACTGTTTAATGTCTGCggtaaaaaacttttccatcccGAACATACCATTATCACCGGCGCCCGAACGGGACGGAACGATCGTGTGCTACAGATGTGAATCAAGTCACATTCTACGACCTTTAGTTTCAACGTTTCATATCTTTATTGAAGTTTCCATAACCCAACGGCCATGGCAGAAGATGCTACCCTGAAGACACATAAAACTTTATAAAGCACCATCGTAACGCTTTTGGGACGGGTACAAATGTACGTGTTAAAAAAgggatattatttttcatcaaaacgtTGCGTTTCTTGAAAAGCGTGGGCGCACTTCCGTTCCGTACAGACCATGCCGAATTACCAAAACCCAACCCATTTCGGATTCGGCAGTACAAAGCTTTCGACGAGTGTACGCGAACAAAACACAGGACTACAGCTGGGTTGGTATACTTGTATATAACAGGAATTGCAACGGCTTACAGTGAGAGACACCGATAGGACCGAACACACATTTCTTCTCCCTGGGCGAGCATTCACCTTTCAAAGCATTCGCTACCAGGCACCCGGTTATCGTTCCTGGTTTTTTGGCTGCGGCGAGGCACAttcttttctattcatttGATTTGTTCATCCTTTTGCACCGTTCCCAAGATGGTTGAGGTGCCGCGAAATGCAGCAATAAGAGTGTCACTGCAGTGAATGCATATACGTTGCAGCACAAACCTTACACGTCGTAAGGCACACACgtgtgttttgtatgtttacaTTCTGGCTGCTCGCGCTTCCCGGGCGATGTGGCCGGCACGGGAACTGTATGGCTTTACTTCATCCTGCGCACGAGACTGCATTTTCCCTGCATTTGTATCAACCCGTCCCTTTGCAAAATGTTTGGTACGATCGACTGAACGAAGCGATACATGCAAAAGGATATTATGAAGAGGGATGCTTCTGCTACTTGAGTGTATTTTCTTGAATTTTACTACGGTTTCCAGACTTTGGCACCAGGTTCCTTTTCTTAGCTTCATCGCACCTCCGGGAACGCTGGCATGCAATACACGGCGCGCGTACGAAGCAGCCACTAGCAGATGGTGACAGTAGACGACACGCTTTATGTCAGTAGGAAAATGTTATTACAGTACGAAGGGCCTTTGGCACAGGGTAAGGGACGTGGGCCCAGTGAACAAAGCATACCAGTACTGAGAGTGATGCTTTGATGGAGCATATGTTTTTGTATCGTTTTCGTagcaagcaaaaaaggggggaagaaGCGACGACATGTACGTGTTTAGCAGGCACATCAGGGTTAGTTGTGGTCTCTATGCGTAGAAGAATTTAATAACACACACAGCATTACGTCGCATGGTTGAAAGGGTAGCGTAGCTTGCGAATATATACTGGAATCATCAACCAACACTAAAGGCTGACTGGGGATGTGACTTGCTACGGACGGccatacatgtgtgtgtgtgtggcgaaAGGAAGACGTGATCCATCCAAGAAGGATGAATGTATTGTTATTTTAACAAGTACAGCACACAGgcatcgttttgtttgccagTATGTCATAAACCCATTTTCTTGCCTTCTGAACCTTTTTCCTCACGTATGagaaggttttctttttgacagattttaaaattattgataaGATTTTCTTCGTTTGAGATGCAAAGAGAGAAAACGCCACAATTTCCATGCATTTAGTCCTTGATATGGAAGTGGGAAATAGGTGGCATTTGTTGAACTAGAAGATGCGATTAAAGTCCCCAAAAACTTTCAATTGGTGACAATCTGTTCAACATGTTTGCCAAATAATGGAGTCATGTTGTCATGTTTTCagaaaaatattagaaaaatgaaatactttTGGAGTTTGATACTTATCATTATTTAATGTTAGTTAATTCTATTAAGAAATTCAATACAAcagcaagaaataaaataactttcattaagtgattttaataaaatttacatcACATAGTGCCTTAACAATACGGTCAAGAAAGGGCAAAAAGTTGtagcaattatttaaaaattccaaTTAAACATTTCCCAACACAAGCGGTCATCCATATGACGTACCATCAGTACGTGAAAGGAAtcgaataaaacacaaaacaccttCCGTTTGGTTAGCCAAAGGTAGCCTACGGCATTTCCTCTGCTGATGGGTATTCTCTGCTTTTACATCCCGTATCACGACGGTTTAATGAGGAAGTACCATCACATGCCATGCGACTCTACAATGCAATCTACACGGTGCCACCGCTACAGAAGCACATGTACACCACACCACATTGCCAgttattattttgtataattttcaaaCCATAACTACATTACGCAGATGCAACCACAACTCCGCACCGGACAGGGCTTCTAATGTTTGAGCTGGGAGGGAGTGCTAATGCATCGTCGTCTGCCAATGTCGGAAGCAAAACTCCAGCACCGGCACCGAGTCCATTATAAAGGTTGGGTGAAAGGATTGCCGTTTCCTCATAGCGGCTGTAGGGCAAATATACCCCGCGAAACGACACACACCGGTTGTCGGAGTTTTAATAATAAGCCTGCAGCTTTtgggtaggttttttttttgtttttggtccaTCGAGAGCATAAAACATTCGAGAAGGTGGTCGCCATTCCGCCGGTACGTGCATTTTCCTCGTACGTAAGAAATTTAGTTCCTGCTACTAGCCTTCGTTTAGCAAAAACTTGTTCAGCACCGGTTCAGCAATACTGCCGATGTTAGTATGTACGCTTCCAGGATGcaggaaaatgaatttttggGCTTGCCTTGTTAGGTAAACTGTACCCAGCGAAAGGAATACAACTCTTTGTACCTACAAACTTGTGGTACCGTTGCCCTGGAGCAGACTGTATCACATCGAGGATAGAAACTCTAATGGTCGCCGTATCGTAGTGTTCTGCTTTTACCACGAATACTACGATTCCCTCTCCGTCTGGTAGTACAAATAAACTCTTTCCCTGAAGGGTGTGTGAGAATCACGCGAAGCCGTTGTTTTCTCCTCTACCTGGGCGTATTATTTTGATTACAACCTTGCAACAAAAAGGTGCGGATGGGAACTTTTTTAATGTGATGCATATTAAATAATGCACATTCGGAACATCTGTGCACACGTGTCCATGAGGTTGTGTGTTAGCTTGAGCTACCACCGTCAGCCTCATCATTGTGTGCCTTTTCGTGCACATCATCGTACTACTAAACATCGCATCATAGAGCGAACGCTGTCCCCAACTGTGACAGCCGATTCGTGCTTCGCGAAGGATAGGTAGAGTTTAAAAGTTGCATTGTatggtcagtttttgacgatttttggatttttttcttctctcctgtGGAAGGATTTGTGTTTATTgaaggttctttttttccattcactAGTGGCAAAATGTTGGCTGTAGatttttcgtttccatttttaatcCATTTCCAGGTGGTTGTTGATGGCTAACGATGAGCCACGATCTGTGTGCCACTCATCAgctcttttcgttttttgggaAGGGTTAGAATGAGTttggatagcaaaaaaaaatggctcgCACAGGTATTGTGCTTTATTTTCGGATGCATTGTTCGCTCGCGTCATTCTAGAAGCAACATGAAAATCGTCTGAACGTTAATAGAAAACGATAATTAGATTATCATTAGTTTACATTTCGTCCATTCCGCTAATGGTGTTTTGTAGTAGAGTTTATAAATTTGTGGTAAATAAGAAAACAGGGAAGGGTTTTTGGGCCCTGCCTGTGTGGAAAAGCAATGGAGGAGATGCCATAAAGACGAGCACTGTTGTACGATATGTTAA
Proteins encoded in this window:
- the LOC125765295 gene encoding leucine-rich repeat-containing protein 24: MCASTNCTTMAMSERTGNDTVQLCTKATRTARRKPGCIRFGVLVMLLLVQLQLSLSQGTEESDFTKQCGNCKCSWKSGRKSADCTNQRLPVVPQELSNELQILDLSHNRIDELPTKTFEAAHQTNLQKLYLRHNGMKRIDRDAFRNLTILIELDIANNNLTALEAGVFDDLTKIRVIILNNNQIERIDNSLFKGLQYLTKVHLRSNRLVRIALGSFINVPNLSQIELDYNELQALRKESFSGLEKLTSLSLTNNPWNCSCTLRSFAEYVLAKNLYTSPTACSVPKSLAGRQWNEIELDDFACPPSIVENRMQFPGAGENATFICKVTGLPLPKIDWLFQKRSFSRHDQRLRVTEAVRTNARDQSEVLVSELTIVGVRPTDRGTYVCKATNRGGIDESEQFFDLKADPHPITSATRSKDILQIVLLVVVLILLFVVIAWVLLYCICCKKRRFKKNSTMSENGLMNTKMMDKSQNDSILDSGSVIVEMQKSLLTEVNPVEKPPRRADIDAGEKGPGSGGQSGVSGDYDEKHEAKRTLLEETGFVAQDEETASVALSDTNPRSRATFVDDGCGTNLPPDLLAFSARFPQSPSIQSSMSNIHDGRIYGKSPLASPIYQTGPGTSLGGSGSAQMPAGFRTLQHPKTGRTIAIAAARANSPFTPAPLIYPPVALKHQGYVTIPRKQRTPSWTPSMSSAVTAELLPAGGHSGATSPTSPIDMSLSVCEPVYDNLGLRTTASGNSTLKLNKTAHRGSPLGSTASGTALTSTPMAKYSMKDRPLPATPGGQTATPNTTVLGHGGGNYEAIPEALPYAGQSTAASLSGFDLDQSSIYGPVMASNRSKIPPRPPPKPKKKPPPVSIVTTGDDQRSAPSGQVPNSSTNTSTSPLVVDECDDGTEV